A stretch of Clostridia bacterium DNA encodes these proteins:
- the murJ gene encoding murein biosynthesis integral membrane protein MurJ, which yields MSSLAKATSVVLILNMLSKVLGFVRDATLAAYFGTSGITDAYLVAYTFPYSLQAVFGMSFLLVMVPLLTKYMAEGRKKEAYGIARDVSLRLVLILGGIVIVGEVLAFPLTRMLAPGFTAENLALSVKLTRIILPSIVFMGMAMLFSGILNGEKRFALASFGPALANLVVIGSIVLTARKLGIQGVAYGTLMGFFAFFLMLWVGVQKKGFRLFSHANSNKPEALRVLRDILPVTLSVSVNQFFLMIARGFGSSLIPGTISALEFAGRIINLPIGVFTAAVVTASYPMLAETALKGDRQALSENLLGTIRLILLVMVPAAVGLVVLREPLIGLLYQRGAFDQAAVTLTSEVLVYYAWGMIAMSVNLVLTRAYFAVSNYRGPLIAGIVALVIHIAISAALVDTFNHKGLAAAYAMANVAYAIFLMIGYRKYMLSDNLKAQGRVVIKFILAAAVMGWSVLSVKGFLLNMLQPGTLGTLILLLICGALGAIVYFLFLAVLGYDEHLKYFRKRRNEGANL from the coding sequence ATGAGTAGTTTAGCAAAAGCGACCAGTGTTGTGCTCATTCTCAATATGCTATCTAAGGTTCTGGGTTTTGTTCGAGACGCTACACTGGCAGCGTATTTTGGGACTTCAGGGATAACGGATGCCTATTTGGTAGCGTATACGTTTCCCTATTCATTACAAGCCGTTTTTGGAATGTCGTTTCTGTTGGTCATGGTTCCGTTATTGACAAAGTACATGGCAGAAGGGCGCAAGAAAGAAGCCTATGGCATTGCGAGAGATGTTAGTTTGCGGTTGGTGCTTATTTTAGGTGGAATCGTCATAGTGGGTGAGGTTTTGGCTTTTCCCCTTACGCGTATGTTGGCGCCGGGATTTACAGCGGAAAATCTAGCGCTTTCGGTAAAATTGACTAGAATTATTCTGCCTTCGATTGTCTTTATGGGAATGGCGATGCTTTTCTCCGGAATTTTGAATGGAGAAAAAAGATTTGCACTTGCTTCTTTTGGACCGGCTCTGGCCAATTTAGTTGTCATCGGAAGTATAGTGCTTACGGCAAGAAAATTGGGTATTCAAGGTGTCGCATATGGTACCTTGATGGGATTTTTTGCGTTTTTTTTAATGCTCTGGGTTGGGGTGCAAAAAAAAGGTTTTCGGCTTTTTAGCCATGCTAACTCCAACAAGCCAGAAGCCCTACGGGTATTACGAGATATTTTGCCGGTTACACTGAGTGTGTCTGTAAATCAGTTCTTTCTTATGATTGCTCGGGGATTTGGAAGCTCATTGATTCCCGGAACTATTTCTGCACTTGAATTTGCAGGTCGCATCATTAACCTGCCAATCGGGGTTTTTACCGCAGCCGTAGTAACCGCAAGCTATCCAATGCTTGCAGAAACGGCCCTTAAGGGAGATCGACAGGCCCTGAGCGAGAATCTCTTGGGAACGATACGATTAATCCTATTGGTCATGGTTCCAGCGGCAGTGGGTTTGGTCGTTCTTAGAGAACCTCTAATTGGCCTGTTGTATCAAAGGGGTGCATTTGATCAAGCAGCGGTCACTCTGACGTCAGAAGTCTTGGTATATTATGCTTGGGGCATGATTGCTATGTCTGTGAATTTGGTGTTAACCCGGGCCTACTTCGCCGTTTCCAATTACAGAGGACCCCTGATTGCAGGCATAGTAGCCCTCGTGATTCATATAGCCATCAGTGCTGCTTTGGTTGATACCTTTAACCACAAGGGATTAGCAGCGGCTTATGCAATGGCCAATGTAGCTTATGCCATATTTCTCATGATTGGGTATAGGAAATATATGTTGTCTGATAATCTAAAGGCCCAAGGGCGGGTGGTCATAAAATTTATTTTGGCTGCTGCCGTGATGGGGTGGAGTGTTTTGAGTGTGAAAGGATTTCTTCTAAATATGCTTCAACCTGGAACCTTGGGAACATTGATACTGTTGCTTATTTGTGGGGCGCTTGGTGCTATCGTATATTTCTTATTCTTAGCAGTCCTAGGTTATGATGAACATTTGAAGTACTTTCGAAAGAGACGGAATGAGGGGGCAAACCTATGA
- the csaB gene encoding polysaccharide pyruvyl transferase CsaB — MKRVVLVGYYGFNNTGDEAILYSIIRSMKQRDKNVEITVLSNNPEKTSKVYGVKARNRWKWLEVLSTVFNHDILVFGGGSLLQDVTSTRSLDYYLMIARVAVLLRKKVYFMAQGIGPFKQKRSREKVVSLLNRVDVITVRDRDSKQELLDLGVTKPQLEVTADGVFSLYRNEVEKHPGEKVLARNGIEGEKLNRLIGFSVRDWADLSNYKNILAKLADALTGSGYQVVFVPFHFPDDVSCARDIAKLMVEDAVVMKEQYNTVEMLGIIEKMDLFIGMRMHSIVMASIMGVPAIGLSYDPKIEAAVQATGQTFGGRVENLDIDKLLHTAKELLMDRDASSVAILERVDKLRSRSRKNMDILVDLMGKKRHE, encoded by the coding sequence ATGAAACGAGTAGTATTGGTGGGCTATTACGGATTCAACAATACCGGGGATGAAGCAATCTTATATAGCATTATCCGTAGTATGAAACAGAGAGACAAGAATGTTGAAATTACTGTTTTGTCAAACAATCCGGAAAAGACAAGCAAGGTTTATGGTGTAAAAGCCAGGAATCGTTGGAAATGGCTTGAAGTGCTTTCTACAGTATTTAATCATGACATACTGGTTTTTGGGGGTGGTAGCCTTTTGCAGGACGTGACCTCGACTAGGTCGTTGGATTATTATCTGATGATTGCTAGGGTTGCAGTATTGCTGCGGAAGAAGGTTTATTTCATGGCCCAGGGTATCGGACCTTTTAAGCAGAAAAGATCACGTGAAAAAGTGGTTTCCCTGCTTAATAGGGTTGATGTGATTACGGTTCGAGACAGAGACTCGAAGCAGGAACTACTGGATTTGGGTGTAACCAAACCTCAATTAGAAGTCACGGCTGATGGCGTGTTTAGTTTGTACAGAAATGAAGTGGAAAAGCATCCTGGTGAAAAAGTGCTAGCTCGCAATGGTATTGAGGGCGAAAAGTTAAATCGATTGATTGGTTTTTCTGTCAGGGACTGGGCGGACCTTAGCAACTACAAGAATATACTTGCTAAATTGGCTGATGCGTTGACAGGAAGTGGATACCAGGTAGTATTTGTTCCTTTCCATTTTCCAGATGACGTTTCATGTGCTAGGGATATTGCCAAATTAATGGTGGAAGATGCCGTAGTTATGAAGGAACAATATAATACGGTGGAGATGTTGGGCATAATTGAGAAGATGGACCTTTTTATCGGCATGCGGATGCATAGTATCGTAATGGCTTCAATTATGGGGGTACCAGCCATCGGATTGTCTTACGATCCGAAGATTGAGGCAGCAGTACAAGCTACAGGTCAGACATTTGGTGGCCGTGTAGAGAACTTAGATATTGATAAGTTGTTGCACACAGCGAAGGAATTATTGATGGACCGGGATGCAAGCTCGGTGGCGATACTGGAACGAGTGGATAAATTGCGCTCCAGGTCTAGAAAGAATATGGATATATTAGTGGATTTGATGGGAAAAAAGAGGCATGAGTAG
- a CDS encoding S-layer homology domain-containing protein: MNPTRAWAFSDVNENHWASQSISVLASKGLVSGYADGLFRPEASLTRAEAVVLLVNANGASDGLQELKDTECIFRDVEKGHWASAYINVAWERGLVSGYPDGSFKPEQQVSRLEFTTMLTRALEMDEYGSLGLTFRDEEQIPAWAKSSVNLATSYGLISGYPDGTFRGSLKVRRDEATAMLGAFLKEVGTYYDFYGTLISYDYQKADFIIGKQSVQIPFDSELLGQLEESLETDGLYLGVISQDGKLCYLESTLATDLEPTVPKFLSTEIISESSTAQIQVASTLSAQNFDSGDAMRSSLILRQALGMNDTYQGQGEIIAIIDSGIDPGLSSLTNTPDGDKKLIGFYDVTEEGKITGIGAVAKTDRYVSIEGKQYDLQGTYTLSGRLPYAILDESVLKIDLDVNGRINDQLLVLFADSEEKGVYDTLYIDTDHDFRFSDEKSMTEYTADQEWYNLSKNDAGDFNVIVSEIQADGSEATLGFDANGHGTAMACAASGNGKVMGTAPASKLLVIKAFNRLGQAQWRDLEEAIRLAVEKGATVVNLSMGYQDSITSGNNSLTYLAQIYSERYGVVFVGAAGNLGPGIHTVATPGNGESVLGVSGYLPKQFANEILGLPLTKDVIWSTSSNGPRDDGYVGIDVSAPAIGVLPTPEWDSSSYKLVEGTSVASALASGVVASFLSQDGKVDRNVKESAMIDIVRDSAKIADFEIYQSGNGILDYGSLDKWSQPSADLSITTWNKELGVGLGLYGRDYTPGSLPIYVEQSGDTKKILYWQSDKDWVKPKASLMVMPKEGIRTLPLEFDVPEKPGIYYASLTVSVLPELSEVKKLYVSAIVPYVMQQGKSELMELEIEPRIDPGEIERIFIKVEEGSSNLQATINPHRKDIEYWFFDPAGRVMAQNTLDGSTIGTVHLENPVSGVWEIVVVGGLENSLLSDSTANVNLNFSSLQGDTGSKPATYDVFVGNITKSFTENEKQWVSLCVRDNGFRPQNGITIEIEGRMYEVVDGWVRIKMDQNQLQKIMDGTINIRF; this comes from the coding sequence ATGAACCCAACGAGAGCTTGGGCATTTTCTGATGTCAATGAAAACCATTGGGCTTCCCAATCGATTTCAGTATTAGCCTCGAAGGGCCTGGTTAGCGGATATGCTGATGGGCTTTTCCGTCCAGAAGCATCTTTAACCCGTGCGGAAGCGGTTGTGCTGTTGGTTAATGCCAATGGTGCAAGCGATGGACTGCAAGAGCTTAAGGATACGGAATGTATCTTTCGTGATGTAGAAAAAGGCCATTGGGCTAGTGCCTACATCAATGTAGCCTGGGAAAGAGGTTTAGTCAGTGGCTATCCGGATGGTAGCTTTAAACCGGAACAGCAGGTTAGCCGTTTGGAGTTCACCACTATGCTGACCCGGGCACTGGAGATGGATGAGTATGGTAGTCTTGGTCTGACTTTTCGTGATGAAGAACAGATTCCTGCATGGGCTAAGTCAAGCGTCAATCTAGCTACTAGCTATGGACTGATTTCGGGTTATCCGGATGGCACTTTTAGAGGAAGTCTGAAGGTAAGACGTGATGAGGCTACCGCAATGTTAGGGGCTTTCTTGAAAGAAGTAGGCACATATTATGATTTTTATGGAACCTTAATTTCTTATGACTACCAAAAAGCAGATTTTATCATTGGTAAGCAGTCGGTGCAAATTCCGTTCGATTCTGAATTATTGGGGCAGTTGGAAGAGAGCCTTGAGACAGATGGTTTATATTTGGGAGTAATTAGTCAAGACGGGAAATTGTGTTATCTGGAATCGACTTTGGCTACCGATTTGGAGCCTACGGTGCCAAAGTTTCTTTCGACAGAAATAATATCTGAGTCTAGTACAGCACAAATACAAGTAGCCTCGACCTTGTCTGCACAAAATTTTGACTCAGGCGATGCTATGCGCAGTTCCTTGATATTGCGCCAGGCACTTGGTATGAATGATACATATCAAGGACAGGGTGAAATCATTGCAATTATTGATTCTGGAATTGATCCGGGTCTTAGCTCTTTAACAAATACGCCTGATGGAGATAAGAAGCTGATTGGCTTTTACGATGTAACCGAAGAAGGGAAAATAACGGGCATTGGGGCAGTAGCTAAAACGGACCGGTATGTATCAATCGAAGGAAAACAGTATGATTTGCAGGGAACATATACGTTGAGTGGACGTCTTCCATATGCTATTCTTGATGAATCAGTGTTGAAAATTGACTTAGATGTAAATGGTCGAATAAATGACCAACTCCTCGTTCTTTTTGCCGATTCAGAAGAAAAGGGCGTTTACGATACTCTATATATTGATACCGACCATGATTTTCGTTTTTCAGATGAAAAATCGATGACAGAATATACGGCCGACCAGGAATGGTACAATCTGAGTAAAAATGATGCAGGAGATTTCAACGTGATTGTGTCTGAAATCCAAGCTGATGGAAGTGAAGCAACATTAGGCTTTGATGCGAACGGCCATGGCACCGCCATGGCTTGTGCTGCTTCTGGCAATGGCAAGGTGATGGGGACTGCACCAGCAAGTAAGTTGCTAGTGATTAAGGCCTTCAATCGGTTGGGACAGGCTCAATGGAGAGATTTGGAAGAAGCCATTCGCTTAGCAGTTGAAAAGGGCGCAACCGTAGTTAACCTGAGCATGGGTTATCAGGATTCGATTACCTCTGGTAATAATTCATTAACCTATTTAGCTCAAATTTATAGTGAACGTTATGGTGTTGTATTCGTTGGTGCTGCGGGTAACCTAGGCCCCGGAATTCATACAGTAGCTACACCAGGGAATGGAGAGTCTGTACTTGGCGTAAGTGGGTATCTTCCCAAGCAGTTTGCGAATGAGATTTTGGGATTGCCTTTAACCAAAGACGTGATTTGGTCTACCAGTTCAAATGGCCCTCGAGATGATGGCTATGTGGGTATCGATGTGAGTGCTCCGGCAATTGGGGTTTTGCCAACGCCCGAATGGGATTCTTCCTCTTACAAACTGGTTGAGGGAACATCAGTAGCCAGTGCATTGGCCTCAGGAGTCGTGGCGTCGTTTTTGAGTCAGGACGGCAAAGTAGACCGGAATGTGAAAGAAAGCGCCATGATTGATATTGTGCGAGATAGTGCTAAAATAGCAGATTTTGAAATATACCAGAGTGGCAATGGTATCCTGGATTATGGGTCATTGGATAAATGGAGCCAACCTTCTGCTGATCTATCTATTACCACTTGGAATAAAGAATTGGGTGTGGGGCTAGGCTTATATGGTCGGGACTATACACCTGGAAGCCTACCAATTTATGTTGAGCAGTCGGGAGACACGAAAAAAATTCTGTATTGGCAATCTGACAAAGATTGGGTTAAACCAAAAGCATCGTTGATGGTAATGCCCAAGGAAGGCATCCGAACCCTACCATTGGAGTTCGATGTGCCCGAAAAACCAGGGATCTACTATGCTTCCTTAACCGTGTCAGTCTTGCCTGAATTGAGTGAAGTGAAAAAATTGTATGTGTCTGCCATCGTTCCTTACGTGATGCAGCAAGGGAAGTCTGAATTGATGGAGCTTGAAATAGAACCACGAATAGACCCAGGCGAAATTGAAAGAATCTTCATTAAGGTAGAAGAGGGATCGAGCAATTTACAAGCAACGATTAATCCTCATAGAAAGGATATTGAATACTGGTTTTTTGATCCGGCAGGGCGCGTGATGGCCCAGAATACATTGGATGGTTCTACAATTGGAACTGTGCATTTAGAAAATCCTGTTTCTGGTGTATGGGAGATTGTGGTAGTGGGCGGTCTTGAAAATAGTTTACTATCTGATTCTACTGCCAACGTCAATCTCAACTTTAGTAGCTTGCAGGGCGATACAGGGAGTAAACCAGCGACCTACGATGTTTTTGTGGGTAACATAACGAAATCTTTTACTGAAAATGAAAAGCAATGGGTTTCACTTTGCGTACGAGACAATGGTTTTCGACCGCAAAATGGAATTACTATAGAAATTGAAGGAAGAATGTATGAAGTTGTAGATGGTTGGGTGCGAATTAAGATGGATCAAAACCAATTACAAAAAATTATGGATGGAACAATAAATATACGATTCTAG
- a CDS encoding TetR/AcrR family transcriptional regulator: MGRIETRKKILEGAFECFSTSDFHDVKMIEIARQAGVGKGTVYEYFESKEELYYQLFNFMLETYLQEMEDVAALKIPVKERIVALYEKQIRFSEEMRDTGKGMRMMEQMWIMKRDRPFKNIGESIMALFKKLIELGVKEGSIRENMPMQEMQMMLVIGLPALCHTPFDEKMDPHGRASRYVEMIFDGIGIA; encoded by the coding sequence ATGGGCAGGATAGAGACAAGAAAAAAGATTTTGGAAGGTGCATTTGAGTGCTTTTCCACAAGTGACTTTCATGATGTAAAGATGATTGAAATTGCGAGGCAAGCAGGTGTAGGCAAGGGTACAGTCTATGAGTATTTTGAAAGCAAGGAAGAACTGTACTATCAACTTTTTAACTTTATGCTGGAAACCTACTTGCAAGAGATGGAAGATGTCGCAGCATTGAAAATTCCTGTTAAGGAACGTATTGTGGCTCTCTACGAAAAGCAGATAAGATTTAGCGAGGAAATGCGGGATACTGGAAAAGGCATGCGCATGATGGAACAGATGTGGATTATGAAAAGGGATAGGCCCTTTAAAAACATCGGTGAGAGCATAATGGCGTTGTTTAAAAAACTCATCGAGTTGGGTGTGAAAGAAGGAAGTATTCGTGAAAACATGCCAATGCAGGAAATGCAGATGATGTTGGTCATTGGTTTACCAGCATTATGCCATACTCCTTTTGATGAAAAAATGGATCCTCATGGCCGAGCATCACGGTATGTGGAAATGATATTTGATGGTATTGGAATAGCTTAA